CCGGAAGCCTTGTCCCTCAAGGGAAAGTCATCCCGCCCAACACGCTCGCCTTCGGTCGCCCGGCCAAAGTCGTAAGGGAGCTGAATGAGCATGATATAAGTGAAATGACGCGCATTTCACGGGAGTATGCGGAAAAAGGGCAATATTATAAGAACATCGAACCGATTTAACTTCCTATACTTGGGATACCCTTTCCTTCATGGAATTACTCATGGAATATTTACAAAGAAGAAGGTTCCTTTTTTCATCCCAACATCAAAAAGACCAACACCAGAAAAGTGTTGGTCTTTTTTGTCTTCTCTATTCGCCTAACGCTGCTGCTTTTAACGCTTCAGCTTTGTTTGTACGCTCCCAAGGAAGATCGATGTCGTTACGGCCAAAGTGTCCGTAAGCAGCTGTCTGCTTGTAGATCGGACGACGAAGGTCTAACATTCTGATGATTCCTGCAGGACGAAGGTCAAAGTTGTTGCTGACAACGTCGATCAGGACGTCTTCAGATACTTTTCCTGTTCCAAACGTATCAACTGAAATCGATACTGGTTTAGCAACACCGATTGCATACGCAAGTTGAACTTCACATTTGTCGGCAAGTCCCGCTGCTACGATGTTCTTTGCAACATAACGTGCTGCATACGCTGCTGAACGGTCAACTTTCGTAGCATCCTTACCGGAGAATGCACCGCCACCGTGACGGGCATATCCGCCGTAAGTGTCAACGATGATCTTACGGCCAGTCAATCCTGCATCACCTTGTGGTCCACCGATAACGAAGCGGCCAGTCGGGTTGATGAAGTATTTTGTATTTTCGTCGATCAATTCGCCAGGTACAACCGGATCGATAACATATTCTTTCAGGTTACGCTGAATTTGCTCAAGCGTCACTTCCGGGTGATGCTGAGTAGAGATAACGATCGTGTCGATGCGGACCGGTTTATCGTTTTCATCATATTCAACTGTTACTTGTGTTTTTCCATCTGGACGAAGGTAAGGAAGGATTTCTTCTTTACGCACTTCTGTCAGACGACGGGAAATTTTGTGTGCAAGGGAAATCGGAAGAGGCATAAGCTCTTTCGTTTCGTTACAAGCGAATCCAAACATC
The nucleotide sequence above comes from Bacillus sp. KH172YL63. Encoded proteins:
- the metK gene encoding methionine adenosyltransferase, coding for MSTKRRLFTSESVTEGHPDKICDQISDSILDAILTNDPNARVACETSVTTGLVLVAGEITTNTYVDIPKIVRETIREIGYTRAKYGFDAETCAVLTSIDEQSADIAQGVDQALEAREGQMSEEEIDAIGAGDQGLMFGFACNETKELMPLPISLAHKISRRLTEVRKEEILPYLRPDGKTQVTVEYDENDKPVRIDTIVISTQHHPEVTLEQIQRNLKEYVIDPVVPGELIDENTKYFINPTGRFVIGGPQGDAGLTGRKIIVDTYGGYARHGGGAFSGKDATKVDRSAAYAARYVAKNIVAAGLADKCEVQLAYAIGVAKPVSISVDTFGTGKVSEDVLIDVVSNNFDLRPAGIIRMLDLRRPIYKQTAAYGHFGRNDIDLPWERTNKAEALKAAALGE